A segment of the Pseudoalteromonas piscicida genome:
TCATGCTCGCTGTAATACACTTTTAAACCATCACCACGCCAGACTACCGAGAACCCCGGCCAACGTCTAGGTTGCCTCACCGATTTTGGTAAAACCGCCACAGCGCCAGCATGACCATCCTGTAAAACCGTATTAAAACGGGCAATTGTGGCCTCATAGCCTGAGGTATTTTTGATCTTTTCAGCAAGCACTAAGGCTTGTTGCTTTGCGTTTTCAAGTAACTGTGCAAAGCCAGGATTGTGGCTATCCAACATACCGGGGTGGTTAGTAGCTGATTGCTGATAGGCGTAATGGATATCTTGTTTTGCAACAGCTTGCCACTGCAGAGCTGTGCTAGGCAGGTTGTCGATTGAATCGTTGTCATTTCCAAGCGCATGAGAATTCGTTGCAAGCACACAAAGGCAGCTCGCTAACGTTCCAAGGTAGGTGTTAATTGTTTTTTTCATATAGGTGCTTTTAATTATTATAATTTGACTATTTAACACAGCACAAAAAATCGAGAGATAGTGAGCTCTTTCACAATGACAAGCGCAATATGACAGGATAAATCTCGACCTAAAAAATCATCAAAATAGAAGGCTGATTGCTCAGCTTACCAACTCACTTACTATTGCAAACAAATCACTTTTGGTGCGAATTGCGCTAAACCCATGACCAATAGTGAGCTATTGATGCACTAATTTACCTAGTTACCACTTGGATAATTGAAAGTGAACTTAAAGGATTAGTTATCTTATTCTTAATCCAATCTCAAGTTAGCTACAAACTAGCGATACCTGCTCTTGGCCTTTTTTATTTCTTGTTATGACAACATGGCAGTCTTTAATTGATGTGCTAGCATTACCTTGACCACTATTATCTGAGTTATATATGGGCACGCCCCGATCTTCCACCCTACTTAGCCATTCGGTGAGCCACTTCATGCTACCAGCGGTTTCCTCATTTAATGCTCTGTCTTTGGCCCAAAGCCTAACCCCTAAGACGCCACCACCAATAGGAATAATCTGGCCTTGTTTATCGAGTGCTTTTATGAGACTTCCCTCTACGGCTACACTTGTTCCATTAGTTGTGAGCAAATCCAACTTCACCCAAGCATTGGTGCCATCTTTAAAATTTATTACCAACACAGGTTTCAGGTTTAAGCCTAGTGATGATAACCCAATATCTAGACCCAGATCAGCTTTTAGCTGTTTTAGTTGTGTATGAATGAGAGTGAATTGATTTTTAACCTTTTTGTCTGTTTTAATCCGAGTGGCAATTTTACTTATGAAGTTGTGCTCGGGTAAGGCAATTTGAAATGCACTTTCAAATTCCTCGTTGACGAGTAACGTGATCTCAGCTGTCCGTTTACGGAGCACCTCTACAGTCTTTTGAACTTCGATTAGTTTTTCTTTGAGTTGCTGTGACATAACCGAGTCTGGCCCGTGATATTCAATACTAAATGCGTGGTATTTATTAGGTGCAGTTACTTCATCAGTACTTAGGTCTAAAACAGATTTATAAAGTGTTATTTTAGGTGATGAGTGAACGAGATCTACAACATATATCCGCTCGCCTTCATAGCGAGTGACTTCTTCTACTAGTTTTTGCGAGTGCTCTGGACTACAAGCATTACATAGTACTGTTCTTTCAGCATGTACATAAGTGCTGCACAGACTCATGATTAACACACTGAGATATAAGAAATACTTCATTTGAAACAATGTCCTTTTGTGTTTCTAAAAAGTGTATTTTGGTTGGTTTTTTGTGAATGTCAATAGTGGGCGGATTTATCATGCAAAATAAATAGCAGTGGTTTGATGGGGATAAAAGAGCATAAGGATGAAGCTACACGATTGCTTGTAGTCGTAAAGACACCGCTTTGATTACATCCGTTTGAGAACGATTTACCCTAATTTAGGTCTTACTAACTATAAGCTAACTTGAACGCTAGCAATTGTGATTCCTTAGAATGCTTTAACTTTGGTTTTTAATAACTCCCAGAAATCCTACATTGCTTTTGAGCAAGCACTTATCTAGGGTGGAATAGTATTAGTGAACTTAGTTTTTCATTCAGCTAGCTAACTTTTGTGTACAGCTTTAGGTTGGTTATGTAAATGTAGTCAAATGTCACACTGCGTAAAAGGGTGTGATCTTGCTTTACTTCGCACAATGAAGGAGTAAGGTGATGGTAGAGTTTGAAGGAGATCCAAAGATGAAAACACAAATTGCAATACTTGCTTTATTTATGACTCCCTTGTTTGTCAATGCAGGTGAGGTCGCTGTGACTTGGAAGGACTTTAAAGAGTATCGCGATGTTAGACCTGGTAATGAAACGCGAGGTTCGTTTCATAAACGGGTTGAAAAGCAACTACAGAAGCATCTAGAAGAATTAGCGACGAAATTACCCGAGGGCTACAAGCTCGCAATTACCTTTGATGAGATAGACCTTGCTGGTGATGTTCATTACGGTACCACTGATATTCGGGTGATTAAACCAATCCATTTCCCTCGTTTTGAAATTAGCTATAAGTTAACAGATAAGTCTGGTAAAACCATCGCAGAGGAAAATGGCGTGACGTTAAAAGATATGTCGTTCATGGATAGAATAAAAAGAGGCATGGACGAATCCTTTTATTATGAAAAGCGTCTCTTAACTGATTGGTTTGAAAATGACCTGATTAAAAAGGTTAGTTAATTAACAGGCATTAGCCTTGAGATAAGCTTACACGCAGCGGCCAAGCTGCGTGTTTGGTTAACTAGTTGGCTATTTAAATGTAGCCAGTAGCTGTAGTAAGGATTGTAACTTTTTAACAACCAGTGCGAGTTTTTGCTCGTCAATTTTTTCAGTTGTCGATAGGCCTTCAACGTCGGCTGCAACATCCAAAACATAAGGTTTAAAGCGCTTTGCTTCAAACGTAAACCCCGCTTCTTCTTTAAATAACGCTTTAAACTTACCATGACCTTGCTGCTGCAATTCATCGAGTTTTTTATCAGCATCCAGCGCTTGGCGGTATATGATCTTGAGATTTTCATTAAGTTGTTCGATAACGGCTTGCATGGTCATTCCAAACAGATTTTCAAAGCTCCATATTTTAAGGGTTTAGGGATTAAATGTCAGGTAGTAAGTTGGCAATAATTTCCTTAAACCACACATGGCTTCAATTGTGTCGCGTCTTATACCAATTCGCTTACTTAAGAGATCTATTTTGAAGCGAGAAAATCTAGCCGATAACCAGACGAAAATTTTGGTATTTAAACTGAACTCGGGATAAGAAGTAAGTTAATTCAATAGTTTAAAGGTTGCAGTATCACTTTAGCCTGAAGTTATTTCTAAATACAAGGCAAATTTGTGCGTCAATAGCTGGCCTATTGCAAGCAAATTTAACGCAGTAGTAAGGGATGACTGCTAGAGAACAAGTTGTTATCCCTAGTTCAGGTTATTTAGTTGCTCTAAATGAGAAATTTTTAACGCAGTTAGTGTCAGATTTACTCCTTCAAATTGAGCAACTAGTAAGACTAATTGGTATTAATCTAGAGGTTAGGCTGCATACCACACTTAATAAAGCATATCTCGTTGTTTCTCAGACAACTCATCGTGATCTTTGAATTGGCTTCTATATTCTTTTGGAGTAAGCCCTGTTATGCGCTTAAATGTCCGCCTAAATTGGCTGTCATCGTTATAACCTAAGTTATCGCTCACGACGTTGATTGTTTGTGATGTCAAAACCAAGAGCTCGCAGGCACGGTTAATCTTGATTTGCTCTATTAGCTTCAGAACGGTCATGTTGAGCAGCGTCTTGACCCTTCTTGCTAGTGTTCGCTCAGTTAAGTTCAAATGGTCTGCAAGGTTTGATACCGATAGGTCGCATGCGAGTGTCTTATCAACCCAATGAAATACTTTTTTCAATAACGGATCGTCAAGATAAACCAGATCCAAGTGCCTAAAGGGCAAATAGTCTAAATGTGGTCGAGGTAGTACTAAAAATTTGAATACATCTCGCGCAACACTTTCTTCGAATTTATGTCGCATAAGATTATGGAATATTTGTAAATAGCCATTGGCGCCAGAAGTTGTAGCGTCACCATCAGGGTGATAAATACACGCTAAATGATTATTCCATTTTACTTTAGAAAAGCGTGAAGCCGCTTGATCCGTTAACCACCATGTAATCGTGGCTTTCGTTTGATTTAAGCGCCCAGACTCCGCGTGTAATGCGACGCCGGTGCAATATGACCAAACTTGCGTTTCGCTGGGTAACTTTTTTAGCTCGTTAATTAATCGCCCATAGGTAATAGGCAAGCAATGGAGATCTGTACTTCCCCAAAAGCCAGGTAATAATATCGCGTCGTATTGATAGTCATTGATAACGTTATCGACGTTGAGCTTGATGTTGTGTGCGCATGTGACTTCAGTTTTCTCTAAGCCTACCCAAGATACCTCAAATGCGGGTTGAGATAGCCGATTATTAACGGTCTCTAATAAGTCTAAAAAGTAAAATAATCCTGCAGGCATGCAATGTGGGTATAAAAAAAGCCCAATCCTTATCATTGTCAGAAACTGTCCGTATTTGGTCCAATTATGCAATGATACCACGTTTACGTTTTGCATACAATTTGGGGTGTAATGTTAATTTAGTGTGATTTTAATCCGACAGGGGAGTTCTATTTTGAGCATTGAAACTCAAATTGCATCTCAGCCAAGCAAAATGAAACGCTTTACTGAGCTGCTGATACGTTTTCGATATGTGGTTACGCTGATAGTCGTCGCCATTTGTATAGCCACAAGTCTTGGACAAAGCAGGGTTGGCTTTAGTAGTGACTACAGGTACTACTTTGGTTCGCCATCACCTGTGATTGCTGCGATGGATGAATTAGAAAGTGATTATGCACTTTCCGATAGCATCTATATTTCTATTAGCCCTAAGTCTGGGGGAACTGTATTCGACAAAGCTGTGCTATCTGCTGTGTTACATGCAACGGAAGAAGCTTGGAAAGTTCCTTATGCGACGAGAGTTGACTCATTGAGCAATTATCAAAATACAGTAGCAAATGATGATGATCTTACTGTCGCGCACTTATTTAAATCTGAAAGTGAATTAATCGGCTCTAATATTGATTATATCCGTCAGGTTGCGCTTGCTGAACCTATGTTGGAAAACCGTATTGTTTCTCAAAATGGGGAACACACAGGTGTCAATGTGGTGCTAACGCTTCCAGGTAAGTCGCCGATGGAGACTTCTGAGGCCGTATCTGCAGTGAGAGAATTGGCTCAAGAGCTTGAAGCTCAGTACCCGGTAGAAGTTCGATTATCTGGCGTACATATGCTAAACCACGCTTTTGCTGAGATAGGTATGCAAGATATCGTGAACATCATGCCTGTTATGTATATGGTGATGTTGGCGATATTGCTGGTGTTATTCCGCTCTGTATTGCAGGTATTAATGACAGTTGCAATAGTGCACTTATCGACTATTACAACGATGGGAATTGTTGGCTGGCTTGGTATCCCGCTTACGGCTCCATCTTCAATCGCTCCGACTATTATTCTGACATTAGCAGTTGCTGATTCTGTTCATATCATAATGAGTTTTGTTATTGCCAAACGCCGTGGTGTGAGCGATGCCGAAGTAATTAAAGAGTCAATGTCGGTTAACTTCTTGCCAATTTTACTGACTAGTTTAACAACAATTATTGGTTTTGTTGCCTTGAACTTTGCTGATGCACCTCCTTACCATGACTTAGGCAATATTACGGCGATTGGTGTATTTATTGCGTTTGTTTTATCGATCACATTATTGCCTTGCTTACTGTATATTTTACCAAATTGGATTAAGCAAAAAGAGCAAGACACAAAGTTTTCAGATAAAATTTGGGCAAAACTCTCTCACTTTATTGAAAGTAAATATAAGACCGTCATTATTATTTTCTCTGCATTAACTATTGCTTTTATGATCCCTATTCCAAATCTTAAATTAGATGATAGGTGGGTTGAGTATTTCTCTGACAAAACACAGTTTAGAAATGATGCAGACTTTGTTCAAAAAAATGTAACAGGATTATACAGTATTGAGTTTAACATTCAGTCTTTAGGCTCTCAGGGAATTAGTGATGCTGAATATTTAAATACGCTAGATGATTTTGCGAAATACTATCGTAGCTTTGATAACGTTTATAATGTGAGTGTCTTGACCGATACCATGAAGCGATTGAATAAAAACCTTCATGGTGATGATCCAAGCTTTTATCGTATACCTGAAAATAAAGAGCTCGCTGCGCAATACTTATTGCTATACGAAATGTCACTACCATACGGTCTAGATCTAACCAATCAGATCAATATGGATAAATCTAGCTCGAAGGTAGTCATTACGATGAAAGATGTTTCAACTAATGAGCTAAGAGAGGCGGCAGCTAAAGGCGAAGCATGGTTAAAAAATAATGCGCCAGCTTATATGCATGCGATTGGTTCAGGCGCTACGGTGATCTTTGCTCACCAGTCAGATGTGAATATTCAAGGAATGGTCACAGGCACATTATTATCTCTCATTATGATTTGTATTGTCGTATTTATTGCAATGCGTAACATCAAATATGGCCTTATTAGTGTATTACCTAATGTATTACCAGCGATCTTCGCGTTTGGTGCTTGGACGCTGTTAAGAGGGCAGGCCGGAATGGAAGTTTCTATTGTGGTGTCTGCAACACTAGGTGTCATAGTCGATAACTGTGTTCACTTCATGATCAAATACTTGCGTGGTAAAGAGCAATTTAACCTTGCCCCTGCCGATGCTATTAAATACGCGTATCAAAATGTGGGAAATGCATTGCTATTTACGTCAGTTACGTTAATTGCAGGTTATACCGTCCTAACTATGTCTTCTTTCTCGTTGAATAGTTCTTTAGGTTTGATGTCTGCGTTAACTGTGGTAGCAGCTCTATTAGTCATCAACATTTTACTTCCAGCGATCATTTTGTTTGTTGACCGTGCCGAGCAACGAGCTGCTGATGAAAGATTGATCAACGCGCAACTAGCATCATAAGGAGAAATAATATGCTGAATTTAAAAAAGGTTTTTGTGGCAACTAGCTTGCTAGCTAGCTCGACACTCACATTTGCAGCGAGCGATGAAGATAAAGGACTACAACTTGCCCAGCTGGCAGATCAAGTGGATTCTGGTTGGGTAGATCAAACCGTTGATATCACCATGACGCTGCAAGACAGAGCGGGTAATCAAAATATCCGTAAGGTTAGAAATGAGATGCTTGAAGTTGAGGATGATGGAGATAAAAGTTTGGTGGTATTTGATACCCCATATGATGTGAAAGGCACAGTGATGCTGTCGTTTAGCCATAAGGTTGGAGATGATGATCAGTGGCTTTACCTACCAGCGCTTAAGCGAGTAAAGCGTATTTCGTCTAGTAACAAGTCAGGCCCTTTTATGGGAAGTGATTTTGCATACGAAGATATGAGTTCACAAGAAGTTGAAAAGTATACCTACAAGTTTATCCGAGAGGATGAATTTGAAGGCCAAGCGGTCAATGTTGTTGAGCGTACTCCGGTATATGAAAACTCAGGGTATTCAAAACAGCTTGTTTGGTTGGATAAAAAGCGCACGATTCCGCTTCAAATAGAATATTTTGATCGTAAAGGGAGTGCTTTAAAAACCCAGCATTTTAAAGGCTATCAGCTTTACAACGAGAGATTTTGGTGCGTTGACGATTTGCTGATGGTGAACCATCAAAAGGGCACGCAAACTACGATTTCTTTTGGTAATTATAACATTAGCCAAGGAGTACGATTGACGAATTTTGCACAAGCAAACTTGTCACGTATTAGGTAAAAAACAATTGGATGAGTGAGCGTTCACTCAGCCAAGCAGCAAAGGATTAGAGATGAAGTTAATAATGATGCTGTTAGTCGGTGTGTTAACCACCTTTGCTTGTATTGCGGATGTGGACATTAGAGGTACTGCGAACTTCAGCCAGCGACAATATACGGATGCGCAACCAGAGCACCATGAGAGTCAATCTTTGATTTTTATTGAGCCTGAAATATACCTGCCAATCAATACAAATTGGAGTGCACTTGCCAAACCTTATGCAAGGTACGACAGCCTCGGAGCTGCAAGACATCAGTTAGATTTTAGAGAGCTTAATCTGAGTTACATTAATGGTAACTTTGATGCAAAGATAGGAGTGAGTGAGGTATTTTGGGGCGTTACAGAGTCCCAGCATTTAGTTGATATTGTTAACCAGACAGATGTTTTAAGTAGTATTGATGGCGAAGATAAGCTCGGTCAGCCTATGCTACAACTTAATTGGCTTCATGGCAGCGGTTCGCTGCAAATGTTTGTAATGCCATACTTCAGAGAGCGAAATTTTGCTAGCAAAGTACAGCGTTTACATCCTGATGTTGTCATTAGTTCACAGTCTAAATATGAAGATAACCAAGAAAATAGCCATACAGATTTCGCATTGAGAGCGACAAATTCTTTTGATAGTTGGGAGCTTGCCGCTTCATATTTTATTGGTACAAACCGTACACCGAGCATGCTACTGGAAAATGGCCACTATACACCTTATTACAGCCAACTTACCCAGTATGGATTGGAAGTTCAGGGGGTTTTCGGCGGATGGCTGATTAAGAATGAAACCATTTATCGAAAAGGCCTACATGATTGGGCTATCGCGCATACTAGCGGTTTTGAGTACACACACGCAGGTGCTTTAGGTCAAGCAGATTTAGGTTATTTGGTTGAATATAGCTTTGATGAATTAGATGAAAACAGCACTTCCAGTTTCCAGAATGACGTCTTTTTTGGGGTTCGAGTTGCAATAAATGACGTTTCTGGGTCTGAGTTATTGATCGGTGCCATTCATGATATTGACGCGCATCACTGGTCGATGTTTAGAGTAGAAGGTAGTACACGAATAACTCCCGCTTTGAGATTAAGAACTGAGATATGGGTCGGGGATGAAACCAGAGAAAACGATCCGTTTTTTAGCACGAAAAAAGATGACTTTATTCAGTTAAGTATTGAGTATTATTTTTAAATGTTAATTATTTAAATGAACATCCTGCAATATTAGTTATTTTCAATTTTAAAATTTCCCTTTTGATTTTGCCCCTTTTTAGGGGCTTTTTTGTTTGTGATTAACATAATAAATATTTTGTAACAAAGTTGTTTATTGTGTTTATATCTTGTGTCAATAATTGGCTGGTTTTGGTCGGTAATTGCCATAAAAAAGGTTCTACGAAAACATACAATAATTCTATTATTTATTTAATGATGGAACCAAAATGGAGTATTTAAATAAACTGGTTAGTTCAATAAATGCGCCAGTCTCAATATCGAATCTACAGCTCAACAATCGCGTTGTAATGGCACCTATGACTCAGGAAAGCTCTGTAAAGCATATTCCTGGTAAGGTGCAAGTCGAACACTACGGACAAAGAGCAAAGCATGGCGTTGGTCTCATCATTACAGAAGGAACCGTTATTCCGCATGCATCTGCTAATGGACATTTCAACGTCCCGCTTATGTATTCGGAATCCGCACTGTCGGGTTGGCGCAAAGTGGTTAATGAAGTGCACCGCTTTGACAGTAAGATCTTTGCGCAGCTTTGGCATGTCGGTGGTGTAAGAGAAGCTGCAATGCCACCTGAAGTTGGTGTACCTGCAGTTACCCCCAGCGGACTGTCAGCGCCAAATATACCAAATGGCAAAAAGCTAACCATCAAGGAAATTGACGAGGTCATTGCTGCGTATGCAAATGCTGCTAAGAATGCACAGCTTTGCGGGTTTGATGGTATTGAAATACATGCTGCCCATGGATACTTGATCGATCAATTCTTATGGCAAGCGACTAACTTACGAAGCGACCAATACGGTGGTGGGGCAAAAAACCGTTATCGCTTTGCTGCAGAGGTCGTGACTGCTATCCGTGATGCGGTTGGTCCCGATTTCACTATCGGTTTCCGTTGGTCTCAATGGAAGATTCAGAATTTTTCAGCGCGTGTTTTCCAATCACCAGAAGAATTAGCTCCTTTCTTGCAAACAGTTTCCGAGGCCGGTGTGGATGTTTTTCATACGAGCACAAGAAGGTTTTGGGAGCCTGGATTTGAAGGCAGTGAAAGGACACTGGCAGGCTGGACAAAAGCGATTACACAAAAACCTTGTATAGCCGTTGGGGGAGTCGGACTTGGTAATGACTTCTTGCTCGGTGGGCCGTCAAGCGCCAGTCAACATGTTTATGAAAGCTTGATCCGGGGACTAGAAGAAAATGAGTTCGACTTGATTGCAGTAGGTCGAGCGCTACTCGCAGACCCTGCGTGGTTTTCAAAATTAAATCAAAGAAGTACGCAAAATAATAACCATGTTTTGGCTTAGCGATATTTTCGCTAAAGCGCCAAGCATTGGATGAATAAGTTTATAAGGACTGAGATTTATGTCAAACCAGAATGTAGCGGAGTTATCCCGTCAGATACTGCAACTCGTATTTCGTGAGCGAAAGTTGGTAGAGTCCGAAGTTTCGCAAGCGGACGAGAACCGTGAGTATTTAAGTGAAGATGAACTGTATCCTC
Coding sequences within it:
- a CDS encoding DUF3016 domain-containing protein gives rise to the protein MVEFEGDPKMKTQIAILALFMTPLFVNAGEVAVTWKDFKEYRDVRPGNETRGSFHKRVEKQLQKHLEELATKLPEGYKLAITFDEIDLAGDVHYGTTDIRVIKPIHFPRFEISYKLTDKSGKTIAEENGVTLKDMSFMDRIKRGMDESFYYEKRLLTDWFENDLIKKVS
- a CDS encoding GlxA family transcriptional regulator; amino-acid sequence: MPAGLFYFLDLLETVNNRLSQPAFEVSWVGLEKTEVTCAHNIKLNVDNVINDYQYDAILLPGFWGSTDLHCLPITYGRLINELKKLPSETQVWSYCTGVALHAESGRLNQTKATITWWLTDQAASRFSKVKWNNHLACIYHPDGDATTSGANGYLQIFHNLMRHKFEESVARDVFKFLVLPRPHLDYLPFRHLDLVYLDDPLLKKVFHWVDKTLACDLSVSNLADHLNLTERTLARRVKTLLNMTVLKLIEQIKINRACELLVLTSQTINVVSDNLGYNDDSQFRRTFKRITGLTPKEYRSQFKDHDELSEKQRDMLY
- a CDS encoding efflux RND transporter permease subunit, which codes for MSIETQIASQPSKMKRFTELLIRFRYVVTLIVVAICIATSLGQSRVGFSSDYRYYFGSPSPVIAAMDELESDYALSDSIYISISPKSGGTVFDKAVLSAVLHATEEAWKVPYATRVDSLSNYQNTVANDDDLTVAHLFKSESELIGSNIDYIRQVALAEPMLENRIVSQNGEHTGVNVVLTLPGKSPMETSEAVSAVRELAQELEAQYPVEVRLSGVHMLNHAFAEIGMQDIVNIMPVMYMVMLAILLVLFRSVLQVLMTVAIVHLSTITTMGIVGWLGIPLTAPSSIAPTIILTLAVADSVHIIMSFVIAKRRGVSDAEVIKESMSVNFLPILLTSLTTIIGFVALNFADAPPYHDLGNITAIGVFIAFVLSITLLPCLLYILPNWIKQKEQDTKFSDKIWAKLSHFIESKYKTVIIIFSALTIAFMIPIPNLKLDDRWVEYFSDKTQFRNDADFVQKNVTGLYSIEFNIQSLGSQGISDAEYLNTLDDFAKYYRSFDNVYNVSVLTDTMKRLNKNLHGDDPSFYRIPENKELAAQYLLLYEMSLPYGLDLTNQINMDKSSSKVVITMKDVSTNELREAAAKGEAWLKNNAPAYMHAIGSGATVIFAHQSDVNIQGMVTGTLLSLIMICIVVFIAMRNIKYGLISVLPNVLPAIFAFGAWTLLRGQAGMEVSIVVSATLGVIVDNCVHFMIKYLRGKEQFNLAPADAIKYAYQNVGNALLFTSVTLIAGYTVLTMSSFSLNSSLGLMSALTVVAALLVINILLPAIILFVDRAEQRAADERLINAQLAS
- a CDS encoding outer membrane lipoprotein-sorting protein, translating into MLNLKKVFVATSLLASSTLTFAASDEDKGLQLAQLADQVDSGWVDQTVDITMTLQDRAGNQNIRKVRNEMLEVEDDGDKSLVVFDTPYDVKGTVMLSFSHKVGDDDQWLYLPALKRVKRISSSNKSGPFMGSDFAYEDMSSQEVEKYTYKFIREDEFEGQAVNVVERTPVYENSGYSKQLVWLDKKRTIPLQIEYFDRKGSALKTQHFKGYQLYNERFWCVDDLLMVNHQKGTQTTISFGNYNISQGVRLTNFAQANLSRIR
- a CDS encoding oxidoreductase, whose amino-acid sequence is MEYLNKLVSSINAPVSISNLQLNNRVVMAPMTQESSVKHIPGKVQVEHYGQRAKHGVGLIITEGTVIPHASANGHFNVPLMYSESALSGWRKVVNEVHRFDSKIFAQLWHVGGVREAAMPPEVGVPAVTPSGLSAPNIPNGKKLTIKEIDEVIAAYANAAKNAQLCGFDGIEIHAAHGYLIDQFLWQATNLRSDQYGGGAKNRYRFAAEVVTAIRDAVGPDFTIGFRWSQWKIQNFSARVFQSPEELAPFLQTVSEAGVDVFHTSTRRFWEPGFEGSERTLAGWTKAITQKPCIAVGGVGLGNDFLLGGPSSASQHVYESLIRGLEENEFDLIAVGRALLADPAWFSKLNQRSTQNNNHVLA